In Cytobacillus oceanisediminis, the following proteins share a genomic window:
- a CDS encoding bifunctional homocysteine S-methyltransferase/methylenetetrahydrofolate reductase, giving the protein MSFLNKLKNEIIIADGAMGTLLYSYGTDSCFEELNLSQSEQIQHIHEAYIGAGAELIQTNTYAANYLKLQRYGLEDSVKEINSAAARIAKKAAKGRAYVAGTIGGIRGFKPNMITLEEIKRSFREQLYCLLLENVDGILLETYYDLEELETVLAIARKETDLPVIAQVSLQEAGVLQNQTSIADALTKLEGIGADVVGINCRLGPHHMLKTLESVPLPKHAYLSAYPNASIPAYTDGKFHYEGDAEYFRQSAIEFRNQGVRLLGGCCGTTPDHIKAFSDVLKGLPPIEEKETKAINKVIVSEKPSSSRELPPLQDIVRERPSVIVELDPPRKLDTSRFFEGAKALKEAGIDSITLADNSLASPRVCNSALGYLVKQQTGLRPLVHVTCRDRNIIGLQSHLMGLHALGLNDILAVTGDPARVGDFPGASSVYDVSSFELISMIKQLNEGLSFSGKDLGQKAAFSVAGAFNPNVRSLEKAVGRLEKKIEHGADYFISQPVFSEEKLLEVHEAVKDLKAPVYIGLMPLTGSRNAEFLHNEVPGIKISDSIRNRMASLKDDPAKAGAEGIAIAKSLIDAAAELFNGIYLITPFMRYEMTVELSNYARETTERLSRRKQHA; this is encoded by the coding sequence TTGAGTTTCCTAAATAAATTAAAGAATGAAATAATCATAGCAGATGGCGCGATGGGAACTCTTTTGTACTCCTATGGTACCGACAGCTGTTTTGAGGAATTAAATCTATCACAATCTGAGCAGATCCAGCACATCCATGAAGCATACATAGGCGCTGGGGCTGAATTGATCCAAACCAATACGTATGCGGCGAATTATCTGAAGCTGCAGCGATATGGACTGGAGGACTCCGTTAAGGAGATTAACAGTGCTGCAGCTAGGATAGCCAAAAAAGCTGCCAAGGGCCGCGCATATGTTGCTGGTACAATCGGCGGGATCAGAGGTTTCAAGCCCAACATGATTACACTTGAAGAAATAAAAAGAAGCTTCAGGGAGCAGCTATATTGCCTGCTGCTTGAGAATGTAGATGGTATTTTGCTTGAAACCTATTATGACCTGGAAGAACTTGAGACGGTCCTTGCCATAGCCAGAAAAGAAACTGATTTGCCGGTTATCGCACAGGTGTCTCTTCAGGAAGCGGGTGTTCTTCAGAACCAGACTTCTATCGCTGATGCTTTAACAAAGCTTGAAGGCATTGGTGCGGATGTTGTGGGAATCAATTGCAGGCTTGGTCCGCATCATATGCTGAAAACTCTCGAAAGTGTACCTTTGCCAAAGCATGCCTATCTTTCTGCTTATCCAAATGCCAGTATTCCAGCCTATACGGACGGCAAATTTCATTATGAAGGAGATGCAGAATATTTCCGGCAGTCAGCAATTGAATTCCGAAATCAGGGTGTCCGCCTGCTTGGAGGCTGCTGCGGAACAACACCTGACCATATCAAGGCGTTTTCTGACGTTTTAAAAGGACTTCCGCCAATCGAGGAAAAAGAGACAAAGGCAATCAATAAAGTCATTGTTTCTGAAAAGCCATCATCATCAAGAGAGCTCCCTCCTCTTCAGGATATTGTCAGGGAAAGGCCTTCCGTAATTGTTGAATTGGATCCCCCAAGAAAGCTTGATACTTCACGCTTTTTCGAAGGTGCAAAAGCATTGAAGGAAGCCGGAATAGATTCTATTACACTTGCAGATAACTCCCTTGCTTCCCCCCGGGTTTGCAACTCTGCGCTTGGCTATCTCGTCAAGCAGCAGACAGGATTGCGACCGCTTGTTCATGTGACCTGCAGGGATAGGAATATAATTGGCCTGCAATCCCATTTAATGGGGCTGCATGCACTTGGATTAAATGATATTCTTGCCGTTACGGGTGATCCTGCACGTGTCGGTGATTTTCCAGGAGCATCTTCCGTATATGATGTCTCATCATTTGAATTGATCAGTATGATCAAGCAGTTAAATGAAGGGTTATCTTTTTCAGGGAAGGATCTTGGCCAGAAAGCTGCTTTTTCAGTTGCAGGCGCTTTTAACCCCAATGTCCGCTCATTGGAAAAAGCTGTTGGACGGCTTGAAAAGAAAATTGAACATGGTGCAGATTATTTCATCTCGCAGCCTGTTTTTTCTGAAGAGAAGCTGCTGGAAGTTCATGAGGCTGTGAAAGATTTAAAAGCACCTGTTTATATCGGCCTTATGCCTCTTACCGGCAGCCGGAATGCAGAGTTTCTTCATAATGAAGTTCCGGGAATCAAAATTTCCGACAGCATTAGAAACCGAATGGCTTCATTGAAAGATGATCCTGCAAAGGCTGGAGCTGAAGGCATTGCCATTGCAAAGTCGCTGATCGATGCCGCGGCAGAGCTGTTTAATGGCATTTACCTTATCACTCCATTTATGCGCTATGAAATGACTGTTGAACTATCAAACTATGCCCGTGAGACAACCGAACGGCTTTCAAGGAGGAAACAACATGCATAA
- the metH gene encoding methionine synthase — MHKTSLQEQLKKKILIMDGAMGTMLQRANLTADDFGGEEYEGCNENLNITAPSVIEHIHLEYLKAGADIIETNTFGATSIVLADYDLEEQAYELNKIAVEIAREAADSISTPEWPRYVAGAMGPTTKTLSVTGGSTFEEMIAAYEEQARGLIDGGADLLLLETSQDMLNVKAGFIGIENASKKTGIKLPLIVSGTIEPMGTTLAGQSIEAFYISLEHMKPLAVGLNCATGPEFMQDHIRSLSGLASTAVSCYPNAGLPDEEGQYHETPESLASKLEGFAKEGWLNIVGGCCGTTPEHIQAIAESVKDYKPRNYEGNSLHKVSGIEPLIYDDPTLRPIMVGERTNVIGSRKFKRLIAEGKFEEAAEIGRAQVKGGAHVIDICLADPDRDEMQDVENFIKELVKKIKVPLVIDSTDETVIEKALTYSQGKAIINSINLEDGEERFEAIAPLIHRYGAAVVVGTIDEVGMGVTAERKLEIAKRSYDLLVNKYQIPPQDLIFDPLVFPVGTGDEQYIGSAKATVDGIRLIKEALPEVQTILGISNVSFGLPPVGREILNSVFLYHCTQAGLDYAIVNTEKLERFASISKEEVLMAEKLLFETTDESLAIFTDFYRDKKKESKSVLPDMTLEERLAYYILEGTKEGLLPDLDLALQAYPAPLDIINGPLMNGMKEVGRLFNDNQLIVAEVLQSAEVMKASVAHLEPYMEKDAAQSSSKGKIILATVKGDVHDIGKNLVDIILSNNGYEVIDLGIKVSPAELIEKIRRENPDMVGLSGLLVKSAQQMVITAHDMKQAGIDIPILVGGAALSRKFTDTKISKEYDGLVLYAKDAMNGLSLANQLQEPEEAEKLRIQQAEKQAAVLNAVPFDRGSVAVAVKPKPTVSTKVPVFVPKDLKRHLLKTYSLSHIEPYINKQMLIGHHLGLKGNLQKLLAEKDEKAIKINAMVDELIAEAKEKNWIEPKAVYQFFPAQSDGDKVYIYDEDEKTVIETFEFPRQETEPFLCLADFLKSKESGQMDYVSFFTVTAGKGIRSIADSLKAEGRFLESHALQSLALETAEGLAELIHRQIRDRWGFPDPVEMTMKDRFAAKYQGQRFSYGYPACPELEDQKKLFKLIQPEDIGVKLTEECMMEPEASVSAMVFAHPEARYFNVLR; from the coding sequence ATGCATAAAACATCACTGCAGGAGCAGCTAAAAAAGAAAATCCTGATTATGGATGGAGCAATGGGCACCATGCTGCAGAGAGCCAACCTTACCGCCGATGACTTTGGCGGCGAAGAATATGAAGGCTGCAACGAGAATTTAAATATAACAGCTCCTTCTGTGATTGAACATATTCACCTTGAATATTTAAAAGCCGGCGCAGATATTATTGAAACCAATACCTTTGGCGCAACTAGCATTGTTCTGGCAGATTACGATCTGGAAGAACAAGCTTATGAACTAAATAAAATTGCTGTTGAAATTGCCAGGGAAGCCGCAGACAGCATTTCAACTCCTGAATGGCCGAGATATGTGGCTGGTGCCATGGGACCTACGACGAAGACGCTGAGTGTAACCGGCGGGTCTACATTTGAAGAAATGATAGCAGCTTATGAAGAACAAGCCAGAGGGTTAATTGACGGTGGAGCCGATCTTCTCCTCCTGGAAACCAGCCAGGACATGCTCAATGTGAAGGCTGGTTTTATCGGCATTGAAAATGCATCAAAAAAGACGGGAATAAAACTTCCGCTCATAGTTTCGGGAACGATTGAACCGATGGGCACAACTCTTGCAGGCCAATCGATTGAAGCATTTTATATTTCCCTGGAACACATGAAACCTCTGGCAGTTGGACTTAACTGTGCGACAGGTCCCGAATTCATGCAGGACCATATCCGTTCTTTATCAGGATTGGCATCCACTGCTGTCAGCTGCTATCCCAATGCAGGATTGCCTGATGAAGAAGGACAGTACCATGAAACTCCCGAATCACTGGCGAGCAAGCTTGAGGGCTTTGCCAAGGAAGGCTGGCTGAATATTGTAGGCGGCTGCTGCGGAACCACACCTGAACATATCCAGGCAATTGCTGAGTCGGTTAAAGATTATAAACCAAGGAATTATGAGGGGAATTCACTGCACAAAGTTTCTGGAATTGAACCACTGATTTATGACGACCCGACATTAAGGCCCATTATGGTCGGCGAGCGCACAAATGTAATTGGCTCACGCAAGTTTAAAAGGCTGATTGCTGAAGGTAAGTTCGAGGAAGCTGCTGAGATAGGCCGTGCACAGGTAAAAGGCGGAGCCCATGTAATTGATATTTGCCTTGCAGATCCTGATCGTGATGAAATGCAGGATGTGGAAAACTTTATCAAGGAATTAGTGAAAAAAATTAAGGTCCCGCTGGTCATTGATTCAACTGACGAAACGGTTATCGAGAAGGCCCTCACCTATTCACAGGGTAAAGCCATCATAAATTCCATTAATCTGGAGGATGGCGAAGAAAGATTCGAAGCTATTGCTCCACTGATCCATCGATATGGTGCAGCTGTGGTAGTAGGTACGATAGATGAAGTCGGAATGGGTGTTACGGCTGAAAGAAAACTTGAGATTGCAAAGCGTTCGTATGATTTGCTTGTAAATAAATATCAAATTCCGCCTCAGGATCTTATTTTTGACCCCCTCGTCTTCCCTGTCGGCACAGGGGATGAGCAATACATCGGGTCTGCAAAGGCAACGGTAGATGGTATAAGACTTATTAAAGAAGCTCTCCCGGAAGTACAAACCATACTGGGAATCAGTAATGTTTCATTCGGCCTCCCTCCTGTCGGCAGGGAAATATTAAATTCAGTATTTCTGTATCACTGTACTCAAGCAGGCCTCGATTATGCGATAGTGAATACGGAAAAACTCGAAAGATTTGCTTCTATTTCAAAGGAAGAGGTCTTAATGGCTGAAAAACTTCTTTTTGAAACTACTGATGAATCACTTGCCATTTTCACTGATTTTTACCGGGATAAGAAGAAAGAAAGCAAAAGTGTTCTTCCGGATATGACACTTGAGGAACGCCTCGCTTATTATATTCTTGAGGGAACAAAAGAAGGGCTCCTGCCTGATCTTGATCTGGCCCTGCAAGCATACCCTGCTCCTCTTGATATCATTAATGGGCCTTTAATGAATGGAATGAAGGAAGTAGGAAGATTGTTCAATGATAACCAGCTGATTGTTGCAGAAGTCCTTCAAAGTGCGGAAGTTATGAAAGCATCTGTTGCTCATCTTGAACCTTATATGGAAAAAGATGCTGCACAATCTTCATCCAAGGGTAAAATCATCCTCGCAACCGTTAAAGGCGATGTCCATGATATAGGGAAAAATCTAGTGGATATTATTTTAAGCAATAATGGATATGAAGTAATAGACCTGGGAATCAAGGTCTCCCCTGCTGAACTGATTGAAAAAATCAGGCGTGAGAATCCGGATATGGTCGGCCTCTCAGGTCTGCTTGTTAAATCCGCACAGCAGATGGTCATTACGGCACATGACATGAAACAGGCAGGAATCGATATTCCGATATTAGTAGGCGGCGCTGCACTGTCGAGAAAGTTCACAGATACTAAAATCTCCAAGGAATATGATGGACTTGTACTATATGCCAAGGATGCCATGAATGGACTTTCTTTAGCCAATCAGCTTCAGGAGCCCGAAGAAGCGGAGAAACTGCGGATTCAGCAGGCAGAAAAACAGGCAGCCGTGCTGAATGCAGTCCCTTTTGACCGGGGATCTGTTGCAGTTGCAGTAAAGCCTAAACCAACAGTCAGCACAAAAGTGCCAGTTTTTGTTCCAAAAGATTTAAAGCGGCATTTGCTGAAAACATATTCCCTCTCGCATATCGAGCCGTATATAAATAAGCAAATGCTGATTGGCCATCATCTTGGCTTAAAAGGAAACCTGCAAAAGCTTCTTGCGGAAAAAGATGAAAAGGCCATTAAGATTAACGCAATGGTTGATGAACTGATTGCTGAAGCAAAAGAGAAAAACTGGATAGAGCCAAAAGCAGTTTATCAATTCTTCCCTGCCCAGTCAGATGGCGATAAAGTGTATATCTATGATGAAGATGAAAAAACGGTCATTGAAACGTTTGAGTTCCCGCGCCAGGAAACAGAGCCATTCCTATGTCTGGCAGACTTCCTTAAATCAAAAGAAAGCGGTCAAATGGATTATGTTTCCTTCTTTACTGTGACAGCCGGGAAAGGAATACGCAGTATAGCAGACAGTTTAAAAGCGGAAGGCAGGTTCCTGGAAAGCCACGCCCTGCAGTCGCTGGCTTTGGAGACAGCTGAAGGGCTTGCCGAGCTGATCCATCGTCAGATTCGGGATCGCTGGGGATTCCCTGATCCAGTTGAAATGACTATGAAAGACCGTTTTGCAGCGAAATACCAGGGGCAGCGCTTTTCTTATGGATATCCTGCATGCCCAGAGCTTGAGGATCAGAAAAAGCTATTTAAACTTATACAGCCCGAAGATATCGGAGTTAAGCTTACAGAAGAATGTATGATGGAGCCGGAAGCATCTGTATCTGCAATGGTTTTTGCCCATCCGGAAGCAAGATATTTTAATGTATTAAGATAG
- a CDS encoding HAD hydrolase-like protein gives MNVLWDLDGTILDTWPTLVQSFIRISGKELDPQEVLTPLKNGTAYQKFNVSPEKIADFRQMEATFKHEEKPLFPYVRNILEQNNVNVLVTHRNRQSTEELLEYWKLTSYFEEVICPEFDGFSLKPHPESYEYLHRRYHIDLAIGDQDTDLMPARQIGISTCAFRNPNPYADFSIDCYSKFEF, from the coding sequence ATGAATGTTCTCTGGGATTTAGATGGCACAATTCTAGATACATGGCCTACTTTGGTTCAGTCTTTTATTCGCATATCCGGCAAAGAGCTGGATCCTCAAGAAGTTCTTACGCCCCTTAAAAACGGGACAGCATATCAGAAATTTAATGTTTCTCCGGAAAAAATTGCTGATTTTCGTCAAATGGAAGCAACTTTTAAGCATGAAGAGAAGCCATTATTTCCATATGTAAGGAATATATTAGAGCAAAATAATGTAAACGTGCTTGTCACCCACCGTAACCGGCAATCAACGGAGGAATTGCTGGAGTATTGGAAACTCACTTCCTATTTTGAAGAAGTTATCTGCCCGGAATTTGATGGTTTCTCCTTAAAGCCGCATCCGGAGTCTTATGAATATCTGCACCGGCGTTATCATATTGATTTGGCCATTGGCGACCAGGATACAGATTTAATGCCTGCCAGACAGATCGGCATCAGCACCTGTGCGTTCCGCAACCCTAATCCCTATGCAGACTTCTCGATTGATTGCTATTCAAAATTTGAATTTTAG
- a CDS encoding DUF3889 domain-containing protein translates to MKKIIISFMVLMFLSEYIPIRAFTGEAFAERPEPAYAKWGRLAMETAKEKYPKAKILDYLHIGREKGQTTDIEKFKLWIEDSGKEFGLYIDIEFDSKTERVIRINTRRSAN, encoded by the coding sequence ATGAAGAAAATAATTATCAGCTTTATGGTTTTGATGTTCTTATCGGAGTATATTCCCATTCGGGCATTCACCGGAGAAGCGTTTGCAGAAAGACCAGAACCAGCCTATGCAAAATGGGGCAGACTTGCTATGGAAACAGCAAAAGAGAAATACCCTAAAGCTAAAATTCTTGACTACTTGCATATCGGCAGAGAAAAGGGACAAACGACAGACATCGAAAAGTTTAAGCTATGGATAGAGGATAGCGGCAAAGAGTTCGGTTTATACATTGATATTGAATTTGATTCAAAAACTGAGAGAGTAATCAGGATTAATACGCGAAGATCAGCTAATTAA
- a CDS encoding aldo/keto reductase: MENLQSAASLHNGVKMPWLGLGVFKVQDGEEVVQSVKSALKAGYKSIDTAAVYQNEEGVGQAIKEAGIPREELFITTKVWNSDQGYDSTINAFETSLEKLGLDYIDLYLIHWPVKGKYKETWKALETLYKEKRVKAIGVSNFQIHHLEDLMQDAEIKPMVNQVELHPLLNQAELRDFCKEQDIQIEAWSPLAQGELLENTALKEIAQKYSKSVAQVILRWDLQNEIVTIPKSVKEHRIIENADVFDFELSSEDMDKISSLNENRRVGPDPDNFDF, from the coding sequence ATGGAGAATTTACAATCTGCTGCATCATTACATAACGGTGTCAAAATGCCGTGGCTGGGACTGGGTGTTTTCAAGGTACAGGACGGAGAGGAAGTTGTCCAGTCAGTTAAATCAGCCCTTAAAGCAGGATATAAAAGCATTGATACGGCAGCAGTCTATCAGAATGAAGAAGGTGTAGGCCAGGCAATCAAGGAAGCAGGCATACCTCGTGAAGAACTTTTTATTACCACAAAAGTTTGGAATTCTGACCAGGGCTATGATTCTACAATCAATGCATTTGAAACCAGCCTTGAAAAGCTTGGTCTCGATTATATTGACCTTTACCTGATCCATTGGCCTGTGAAAGGGAAATATAAAGAAACATGGAAAGCCCTTGAAACTCTTTATAAAGAAAAGAGAGTAAAGGCAATTGGTGTGAGCAACTTCCAGATCCATCACCTTGAAGATCTGATGCAGGATGCTGAAATAAAACCCATGGTTAACCAGGTCGAGCTTCATCCTTTGCTGAACCAGGCTGAGCTTAGGGACTTCTGCAAGGAGCAGGACATTCAAATAGAAGCATGGTCACCACTGGCACAGGGAGAGCTTCTTGAAAACACAGCATTGAAGGAAATTGCCCAAAAGTACAGCAAATCGGTTGCACAAGTTATCTTAAGATGGGATCTTCAGAATGAAATTGTTACAATACCCAAGTCAGTAAAAGAACATCGCATCATTGAAAATGCTGATGTATTTGACTTTGAGCTTTCTTCAGAAGATATGGACAAAATCAGCAGCTTAAATGAAAATAGACGAGTAGGTCCGGACCCTGACAACTTCGATTTCTAA
- a CDS encoding zinc ribbon domain-containing protein has translation MGKKGCIKCGSSDAGQKEVAMTGTGLSKMFDIQHNRFLVVYCKNCGYSEFYNKNSSTAGNVLDFFFGG, from the coding sequence ATGGGGAAAAAAGGCTGTATTAAATGCGGCAGCAGTGATGCCGGCCAAAAAGAAGTTGCCATGACTGGTACAGGACTTTCCAAAATGTTTGATATTCAGCATAACCGTTTTCTGGTAGTTTACTGTAAAAACTGCGGATACTCAGAATTCTATAATAAAAACTCTTCCACTGCAGGAAACGTTCTGGATTTTTTCTTCGGCGGATAA
- a CDS encoding globin has translation MVHDFKTLFEEIGGTETIEKLVEAFYPRVYADPVLSPLFEGDIEDIKRKQRMFLTQFLGGPPLYSQEFGPPAMKQRHLPFEITPLRAQRWLACMKEAFKETGLDQNPASALFYDRLMQVAAIMVNSPE, from the coding sequence ATCGTGCATGATTTTAAGACACTTTTTGAAGAAATAGGAGGAACTGAGACCATTGAAAAGCTAGTGGAGGCGTTTTATCCCCGTGTTTATGCAGATCCCGTATTAAGTCCCCTTTTTGAAGGTGATATAGAGGACATTAAGCGAAAACAGAGGATGTTTCTTACACAATTTCTTGGAGGACCTCCTTTATACAGCCAGGAGTTTGGCCCGCCTGCCATGAAACAAAGGCATCTGCCATTTGAGATTACACCTTTAAGAGCACAAAGATGGCTTGCCTGCATGAAAGAGGCCTTTAAGGAAACGGGGCTGGATCAAAACCCTGCATCCGCTCTATTCTATGATCGACTAATGCAGGTGGCGGCCATTATGGTTAATAGTCCAGAATAA
- a CDS encoding DUF3231 family protein, which translates to MNGSNIPKLISSEMALLWNTYVADTAAVCCIKHYIQTNEDPDVLPVLKYALSIAQDHINDIASLFKKEEFPIPDGFNEKDLHNDTPKLFSDITYLRFMHHLGRTGLNAYSLAKSVSARKDVRSMFKKYYEQTEKLFDMAAEAMQEKGIFIRSPYIEYPKKVKYVSDHRFLGGIVGKRRQLLAIEIAHLGTNIELSNIAKTMLLAFSQVAKQKKISDYFKKGYEMSLEHVEYFLNVLKNDDVAYPSTWDGSITDSTTSPFSDKLMMFLIASITAVGVMDFGIAIGASIRKDLAIQYAKMMIKVGDFADDGAKIMIDNGWLEKPPQSLDREELRIK; encoded by the coding sequence ATGAACGGCAGCAATATTCCTAAATTAATATCTTCCGAAATGGCCTTGCTCTGGAATACCTATGTAGCAGATACTGCAGCAGTCTGCTGCATAAAGCACTATATACAAACAAATGAAGATCCAGATGTCTTGCCGGTATTGAAATACGCGCTATCCATTGCCCAGGATCACATAAACGACATTGCCTCACTCTTTAAAAAAGAAGAATTCCCCATACCTGATGGATTTAATGAAAAAGACCTGCACAATGACACTCCCAAATTATTTTCAGACATAACCTATTTAAGATTCATGCATCATTTGGGAAGAACCGGATTGAATGCCTATTCACTTGCTAAATCAGTTTCTGCAAGAAAAGACGTTCGCAGCATGTTTAAAAAATACTATGAACAAACTGAAAAACTTTTTGATATGGCTGCTGAGGCTATGCAAGAAAAGGGAATTTTCATTCGATCACCATATATAGAATATCCTAAGAAAGTAAAGTATGTATCAGACCATCGTTTTCTGGGGGGAATTGTAGGCAAAAGGAGGCAGCTGCTGGCCATTGAAATTGCCCATCTTGGTACGAATATCGAGTTATCCAATATTGCCAAAACCATGCTTTTGGCATTCAGCCAGGTAGCCAAACAAAAAAAAATAAGCGATTATTTTAAAAAAGGCTATGAAATGAGCCTGGAGCATGTCGAATATTTTCTCAATGTCTTGAAAAATGACGATGTAGCCTATCCAAGCACATGGGATGGGTCCATTACTGACTCAACCACCTCACCTTTTTCGGATAAATTAATGATGTTTCTGATCGCCAGCATAACTGCGGTCGGCGTAATGGACTTTGGCATAGCCATCGGTGCGAGCATTAGAAAAGACCTGGCTATTCAGTATGCTAAAATGATGATTAAAGTCGGTGATTTTGCTGATGATGGAGCAAAAATTATGATTGACAACGGCTGGCTGGAAAAGCCGCCTCAATCACTTGATAGAGAAGAGCTCAGGATTAAATAG
- a CDS encoding beta-propeller domain-containing protein has product MKKKWLFLGGITLFIILLASFSFLNRLKIVSNLAENNEEVIVLKNKVWEVTFSKEFNPDSVNSSSVYILNEEGGKEQVKISLKNNNKSIEIQPPTEGYNLNSPHYTLVLTKDIKTEGGQNLKQSVKTAFKVIDTLPAIGSRNKLNIYFSKMLNEERTFLAGRDMAVSEENSSEKSSADSAGADYSGTNVQVAGIDEADLVKTDGTHIYKITDNKVQIIKAMPADKMKMDSELTFNQAFSPYQLFIEGNQLIVVGHSYKDAPDHIGKAASEKKIAPAFHSTKTIVFNIENKQKPKQIREADIEGSLLSSRLMDGKVYLITSYFPEYWILERNENADLRPRYFDTAESREQQIVDYHEIKYFPGSQNANYINIAVLNVRASREPLSVTSYLGSGNEFYMSNNNLYLSAANYSNEIIADRQMPHPDTSIYKFNIKGGRVEFQTSAEIKGTVLNQFSMDEYNGNFRVVTTKGEAWDERTPSSNSLYILDKNLNQIGQLEDLARGERIYSARFMNDRIYMVTFKETDPLFVIDGSDPEKPSVLGELKIPGFSNYLHPLDENHLIGFGHDTKITGGKGPGSQPVITTDGVKISLFDVSNTNKPVEKDTEIIGGRGTYSPLNYDHKALLIHKKKNLYGFPISIYQNKEGSQFESKFDFQGALVYKITAQNGIELQSKITHQTENAIYEEWEDTIERLIYIGDHIYSISPKKVDAYHIDGFKKAGELELN; this is encoded by the coding sequence ATGAAGAAAAAATGGCTTTTTCTAGGCGGAATCACACTGTTCATTATTTTATTGGCGTCTTTTTCATTCCTTAACAGATTGAAAATTGTCAGTAATCTGGCAGAAAATAATGAAGAAGTTATAGTTCTAAAGAATAAAGTATGGGAAGTTACGTTTTCAAAAGAATTTAATCCAGATAGTGTCAACAGCAGCTCGGTTTATATTTTGAATGAGGAAGGGGGAAAAGAGCAGGTTAAAATCTCTCTGAAAAATAATAATAAATCCATTGAAATTCAGCCCCCTACTGAAGGATATAATCTAAATTCTCCTCATTATACCCTGGTCCTGACAAAAGATATTAAAACAGAGGGCGGGCAAAATCTGAAACAATCAGTAAAAACTGCTTTCAAAGTTATAGATACTCTGCCGGCAATCGGCTCAAGAAATAAATTGAACATTTACTTTTCAAAAATGCTTAATGAAGAAAGGACTTTCCTTGCTGGAAGGGATATGGCAGTGAGCGAGGAGAACAGCAGTGAAAAGAGCTCAGCAGATTCTGCAGGTGCAGACTATTCCGGGACAAATGTTCAAGTAGCCGGTATAGATGAAGCTGATCTGGTAAAAACGGATGGCACGCATATATACAAAATCACTGATAATAAAGTCCAGATTATTAAGGCCATGCCGGCTGATAAAATGAAGATGGATTCTGAATTAACATTTAATCAAGCCTTCTCTCCCTATCAGTTATTTATAGAAGGGAATCAATTAATAGTTGTGGGCCACAGCTATAAAGATGCTCCTGATCACATTGGAAAAGCGGCTTCAGAAAAAAAGATTGCACCTGCATTTCATTCCACAAAAACGATTGTTTTCAATATCGAAAATAAACAAAAACCAAAACAAATTAGAGAGGCAGACATCGAAGGAAGTTTGCTTTCTTCCAGGCTAATGGATGGGAAGGTATATTTGATTACAAGTTATTTTCCCGAATATTGGATTCTGGAAAGAAATGAAAATGCAGATCTGCGTCCTCGTTATTTTGATACTGCTGAGAGCAGGGAGCAGCAGATCGTTGATTATCATGAGATAAAATATTTTCCTGGTTCTCAAAACGCAAACTATATTAATATAGCTGTATTGAATGTAAGAGCAAGCAGAGAGCCACTATCTGTCACAAGCTACTTAGGCAGCGGAAATGAATTCTATATGTCCAATAATAATCTATATTTATCAGCCGCCAATTACAGTAATGAAATCATCGCAGACAGACAGATGCCCCATCCGGATACGAGCATCTATAAGTTCAATATAAAAGGCGGAAGAGTCGAGTTTCAGACATCTGCTGAAATAAAAGGCACTGTTTTAAATCAATTTTCAATGGATGAATATAATGGAAACTTCAGGGTGGTAACAACCAAGGGGGAGGCCTGGGACGAAAGAACTCCCTCATCCAACAGCCTTTATATTCTGGATAAAAATTTAAATCAGATTGGACAGCTTGAAGACCTGGCTAGGGGGGAACGGATTTATTCTGCAAGGTTTATGAATGACCGAATTTATATGGTTACTTTTAAGGAAACTGACCCGCTCTTTGTCATTGATGGGTCAGATCCGGAGAAACCTTCTGTACTGGGTGAATTAAAAATTCCCGGCTTCAGTAATTACCTGCACCCATTGGATGAAAACCATCTCATTGGCTTCGGACATGATACGAAGATAACAGGAGGCAAGGGACCAGGCAGCCAGCCTGTTATTACAACGGACGGTGTTAAAATATCTTTATTCGATGTAAGCAATACAAATAAGCCCGTGGAAAAAGATACAGAAATAATAGGAGGACGCGGAACATATTCACCTTTAAATTACGATCACAAAGCTCTGCTCATTCATAAAAAGAAAAATCTATATGGATTTCCCATTTCGATCTACCAGAATAAAGAAGGAAGCCAGTTTGAATCCAAATTCGACTTCCAGGGTGCGTTAGTATACAAAATTACTGCCCAAAATGGAATCGAGCTTCAAAGTAAAATTACCCATCAGACAGAAAATGCAATCTATGAAGAATGGGAAGATACAATCGAAAGGCTTATCTATATCGGTGACCACATTTATAGCATTTCTCCTAAAAAAGTTGATGCCTACCATATAGATGGATTCAAAAAAGCAGGAGAACTTGAGTTAAATTAA